In one Nicotiana sylvestris chromosome 8, ASM39365v2, whole genome shotgun sequence genomic region, the following are encoded:
- the LOC104216789 gene encoding blue copper protein 1a-like has product MASTTFLIALVVVVAMVAVPAMATDHWVGDDQGWKLDFNYTAWAATKEFHVGDKLIFKYKKDAHNVYKADQASFQSCTPSNDITPLTSGNDIIPLKTTGKKWYICGVGKHCEKGMKVAINVLPELGSPSPSPSSPNGPAPSAASWIAPNSKFVALIVAVFAIFVAIMN; this is encoded by the exons ATGGCCTCTACAACTTTCTTGATTGcactagttgttgttgttgcaatgGTTGCTGTTCCAGCAATGGCAACTGACCATTGGGTTGGTGATGATCAAGGTTGGAAACTCGACTTTAACTACACGGCTTGGGCTGCCACCAAAGAATTCCATGTTGGAGATAAGCTCA TCTTCAAATACAAGAAAGATGCTCACAATGTGTATAAAGCAGATCAAGCTTCTTTCCAAAGCTGCACACCAAGTAATGATATTACACCCTTAACTTCTGGAAATGATATAATTCCTCTCAAAACAACAGGCAAAAAATGGTACATTTGTGGAGTTGGCAAACATTGTGAAAAGGGAATGAAAGTTGCTATCAATGTTTTGCCTGAATTGGGATCTCCTTCTCCTTCACCTTCTTCTCCAAATGGCCCTGCTCCTTCTGCTGCTTCTTGGATTGCTCCTAATTCCAAATTTGTCGCTTTGATTGTTGCTGTATTTGCTATATTCGTCGCGATCATGAATTAA
- the LOC104216790 gene encoding guard cell S-type anion channel SLAC1: protein MNVGSNSVGNHLVDIHEVLHEEEEDKEENSNTSNMADKSDKRFNRPTKNREIKRTPRNFSRQVSLETGFSVLNGETSKDKNERKVLGRSGKSFGGFGVDGTGIEARNKGDFSMFRTKSTLVRQSSKIPLRKDSGIDLQNNNVKGGIDENVNKSVPAGRYFDALRGPELDQVKDSEDILLPKDEKWPFLLRFPIGCFGICLGLSSQAILWRSLALSPATKFLHVPLFINFVIWLLGVGILVAVFTTYMFKCALYFEAIRREYSHPVRVNFFFAPWIVCMFLAIGTPPKIARDTLHPAIWCVFIAPIFFLNLKIYGQWLSGGKRRLSKVANPSSHLSVIGNFVGAILAAKVGWKEPGKFLWAIGFAHYLVVFVTLYQRLPTSEALPKELHPVYSMFIATPAAASIAWGAIYDEFDGLARTCYFISLFLYLSLVVRPNFFRGFRFSVAWWSYTFPMTTVSIATIKYAEEVPSFITKALALALSFMSTTMVCILFVSTLLHAFVWQTLFPNDLAIAITKKRYNKDKKPLMKRWTKQSPLSFVTSIRKHHSGDKESVSDEEK from the exons ATGAATGTAGGATCAAATTCTGTAGGAAACCATCTAGTTGACATTCATGAAGTTTTGCATGAAGAGGAAGAAGACAAGGAAGAAAACAGCAACACATCTAATATGGCTGATAAATCAGACAAGCGATTCAACAGGCCTAcgaaaaatagagaaataaaaAGGACCCCTAGGAATTTCAGTAGGCAAGTGTCATTAGAAACAGGCTTCTCTGTACTCAATGGAGAGACAtctaaagataaaaatgagagaaaagtACTTGGAAgaagtggaaagagttttggagGATTTGGTGTTGATGGAACTGGTATTGAAGCAAGAAATAAAGGAGATTTCAGTATGTTCAGGACTAAATCTACTCTTGTTAGACAATCATCAAAGATACCACTTAGAAAAGATAGTGGAATTGATCTTCAGAATAATAATGTTAAAGGAGGAATTGATGAAAATGTCAATAAGAGTGTACCTGCTGGAAGATACTTTGATGCCCTTAGAGGACCTGAACTTGATCAAGTCAAG GATTCTGAGGATATtcttcttccaaaagatgaaaaatggcctTTCCTGCTCAGGTTCCCTATTGGATGCTTTGGTATCTGCCTAGGTCTTAGCAGTCAAGCCATCCTCTGGCGTTCTCTTGCTCTAAGTCCTGCCACCAAATTCCTCCATGTTCCACTTTTCATTAACTTTGTGATTTGGCTGTTAGGTGTGGGGATTCTAGTTGCAGTTTTCACAACCTACATGTTCAAATGTGCACTTTACTTTGAAGCTATAAGGAGAGAATACTCTCATCCAGTGAGGGTCAACTTCTTTTTTGCTCCATGGATTGTCTGCATGTTTTTAGCCATAGGTACACCACCTAAAATAGCACGAGACACTCTTCACCCTGCCATCTGGTGTGTATTCATAGCccctatcttcttcctcaatCTCAAAATCTATGGCCAATGGCTTTCGGGGGGGAAAAGGCGTCTTTCTAAAGTAGCCAACCCATCTTCTCATTTGTCTGTAATTGGAAATTTTGTGGGAGCCATTTTGGCTGCTAAAGTGGGATGGAAGGAGCCTGGCAAGTTCTTGTGGGCTATTGGCTTTGCACATTACCTTGTGGTGTTTGTCACATTATATCAAAGGTTGCCAACAAGCGAAGCATTGCCTAAGGAATTGCACCCTGTTTATTCCATGTTCATTGCAACTCCAGCTGCAGCTAGCATTGCTTGGGGTGCTATTTATGATGAATTTGATGGCTTGGCAAGGACATGCTACTTCATTTCATTATTTCTCTACTTGTCGTTGGTTGTACGTCCCAACTTCTTCAGAGGATTCAG ATTTTCAGTTGCATGGTGGTCATATACGTTTCCAATGACCACAGTTTCAATAGCAACCATAAAGTATGCAGAGGAGGTCCCATCTTTCATAACCAAGGCTCTGGCCTTGGCCCTTTCGTTCATGTCGACAACAATGGTCTGCATATTATTTGTCTCCACTCTTCTACATGCTTTTGTTTGGCAGACCTTGTTCCCTAATGATCTTGCAATTGCCATTACAAAGAAGAGATACAACAAGGATAAGAAGCCTTTGATGAAGCGTTGGACAAAACAGTCCCCTCTTTCATTTGTCACATCAATAAGAAAACATCATTCAGGAGACAAAGAGTCTGTCTCTGATGAGGAGAAATGA
- the LOC138876301 gene encoding uncharacterized protein — MHADQNHHFVEYQVGDKVMVKIAKRYLFAGVHDPRLLQNNIGPLTIEWRIGKVAYRVDTPAWWKIHPVFHVSLLKPFQEDTEDPSRSQLKIPSIRDPNSTGKRRVDVILDDRVIHA, encoded by the coding sequence ATGCATGCTGATCAAAATCATCactttgttgaataccaagtaggagacaaagtgatggtcaaaattgcaaagcggtacttgtttgcaggggtccatgaccctcgcctatTGCAAAATAACATTGGACCATTGACAATTGAATGGCGaattgggaaagttgcataccgagtggataccccagcttggtggaaaattcatcccGTCTTCCATGTAAGCCTTCTGAAACCTTTTCAGGAAGACACGGAGGATCCTTCACGGAGCCAGCTtaaaatacccagtattcgagACCCCAATTCAACTGGGAAAAGGCGTGTTGATGTTATCCTTGATGATCGAGTGATTCACGCCTAA